One genomic segment of Gammaproteobacteria bacterium includes these proteins:
- the lpxL gene encoding LpxL/LpxP family Kdo(2)-lipid IV(A) lauroyl/palmitoleoyl acyltransferase → MSDQSGTSFNPLSFLGPRYWLLWLGLGLLRLSCFLPYRGLLLLGSVTGDLMYWLLPRRRHIAATNLLLCFPELSLSERQALLRQNFRSTGISLFEIAWCWWGPQQKLEPLCHIQGLEHLHAAQAQGKGVLLFSAHFTCLEIGGRLLALHVPFYVMYKPHRNPLFEAVMRGSRERQFERAIDRNDIRDLIRTLKQGHTCWYALDQDFGTINAVFAPFFNIPAATLTATTRIARMTGCAIVPFFVHRLDDGSGYQLTIQPPLEHFPSGDDLTDTTRTNALIEKEVRKAPAQYLWTHRRFKNRPAGEVNAYQR, encoded by the coding sequence TTGAGCGACCAATCTGGCACCTCTTTCAATCCCCTCTCGTTTCTCGGCCCTCGCTATTGGCTGTTGTGGCTCGGCCTTGGTCTGTTGCGGCTGAGCTGTTTCCTGCCCTATCGCGGCCTGCTGTTACTTGGCTCAGTCACCGGCGACCTCATGTATTGGCTATTGCCCCGGCGGCGCCACATCGCTGCCACCAATCTGCTGCTCTGTTTTCCGGAACTAAGCCTATCGGAACGGCAAGCATTGCTGCGACAGAATTTTCGCTCAACGGGTATCTCGCTATTCGAAATTGCCTGGTGCTGGTGGGGGCCGCAACAAAAACTCGAGCCACTCTGTCATATACAGGGACTGGAGCATCTGCACGCTGCCCAAGCTCAAGGCAAAGGTGTGCTGTTATTCAGCGCCCATTTCACTTGCCTGGAAATCGGTGGCCGACTATTGGCGCTGCATGTCCCATTTTATGTGATGTACAAACCACATCGTAACCCGTTATTCGAAGCCGTGATGCGTGGCAGCCGCGAACGTCAATTTGAACGCGCTATCGATCGTAATGACATCCGTGATCTTATCCGCACCCTGAAGCAAGGTCACACCTGCTGGTATGCACTGGACCAGGACTTCGGTACTATCAACGCAGTGTTTGCACCTTTTTTCAACATCCCTGCCGCCACCCTGACGGCCACGACACGCATCGCCAGAATGACCGGCTGCGCGATAGTCCCTTTTTTTGTTCACCGCTTGGACGATGGCTCCGGCTATCAACTGACGATTCAACCACCATTGGAGCACTTCCCTTCCGGTGATGATCTTACTGACACGACTCGTACCAATGCCTTGATCGAAAAGGAAGTACGCAAAGCGCCCGCCCAGTATCTCTGGACACACCGCCGCTTCAAGAACCGTCCTGCTGGAGAAGTCAATGCCTACCAGCGCTAA
- a CDS encoding 3-deoxy-D-manno-octulosonic acid transferase, translating into MPTSAKPDWRYRFIFTALSPLLAAHSIWQGLRSDNMRLSKQRLGKQLPLRNDHPLWLHMASVGEVNAARPLIDALRHHHPQLPLIVSTITASGAETCARRLPAGIGHFFLPLDFQSAVQHCLDHIQPRALIVLETEIWPRLYAECLQRNIPLIIINGRLSRRTLNKPAWIRAIYQQALRNVTQVLARSAADGQHFQALGVPSEHIETLGNLKFSQPANNTSMPTISLSRPWVLAASTHADEELQISRAWFKAGLDRDYLLVIVPRHPHRGETLVKQFRDLGMNCALRSLEQPVTRDTQIYFADTFGELPSFIAGASLVFVGGSLIPRGGQNILEVAQLGKVAIFGPHMDNFRDESELLLHNQAAVQVNNYDELIEKIRELLVSPDKLVTMGQAAQHALSKNYDVTERYLHALEKYL; encoded by the coding sequence ATGCCTACCAGCGCTAAACCTGACTGGCGTTACCGGTTTATTTTTACCGCATTATCTCCGCTGCTGGCAGCGCACAGCATTTGGCAAGGATTGCGCAGCGACAACATGCGCCTTTCCAAACAGCGTTTAGGCAAGCAGTTACCATTACGCAACGATCATCCGCTCTGGCTGCACATGGCCTCCGTCGGCGAGGTTAATGCGGCGCGACCGTTGATTGATGCCTTGCGTCATCATCATCCGCAGTTACCGTTGATCGTATCCACGATCACCGCCAGTGGCGCCGAAACTTGTGCCCGTCGCTTGCCCGCTGGCATCGGACATTTTTTCTTGCCACTGGATTTTCAATCTGCGGTACAACATTGTTTGGATCACATCCAGCCCCGTGCATTAATCGTTTTGGAAACCGAAATCTGGCCGCGGCTCTACGCCGAATGTCTTCAACGCAATATACCGTTGATTATCATCAATGGGCGGCTATCGCGCCGCACGTTAAACAAGCCGGCCTGGATACGTGCCATTTACCAGCAGGCTTTGCGCAATGTCACTCAGGTTTTGGCTCGCTCCGCTGCCGATGGACAACATTTTCAAGCGCTGGGAGTGCCATCTGAACACATTGAAACCCTTGGCAATCTCAAATTCTCTCAACCCGCGAATAATACATCAATGCCGACGATTTCTCTGTCCCGTCCCTGGGTGCTCGCCGCCTCCACTCACGCCGATGAAGAATTACAAATCAGTCGCGCCTGGTTCAAGGCTGGCCTGGATCGTGATTATTTATTGGTGATCGTGCCACGCCACCCACATCGTGGTGAAACACTGGTCAAACAATTCAGGGACTTGGGGATGAACTGCGCCTTACGCAGTCTTGAGCAACCGGTGACCCGCGACACACAGATTTACTTCGCCGATACCTTTGGCGAGCTTCCGTCTTTTATCGCCGGGGCTTCTCTGGTTTTTGTCGGCGGCTCGTTAATTCCACGTGGTGGCCAGAATATTCTAGAGGTGGCACAACTCGGCAAGGTTGCGATCTTTGGCCCGCACATGGACAACTTCCGTGACGAAAGCGAGTTATTACTGCACAATCAAGCCGCTGTTCAGGTCAATAATTACGATGAACTCATCGAAAAGATCCGCGAACTGCTCGTCAGCCCCGACAAACTCGTGACCATGGGACAAGCGGCACAACATGCATTAAGTAAAAACTATGACGTAACCGAGCGTTATCTTCATGCCCTCGAAAAATATTTGTAG
- a CDS encoding non-heme iron oxygenase ferredoxin subunit, which translates to MSDWVAVARVTDFPAGERRVVDVEGAIIAVFNLQGKYYAIEDVCTHDGGELASGELVGDDVICPRHGARFCIKTGEVKAPPATQPVDIFPVQVLNGVVQVKDDRWDQ; encoded by the coding sequence ATGTCGGATTGGGTAGCGGTGGCTCGCGTTACTGATTTTCCAGCCGGGGAACGGCGCGTTGTTGATGTCGAAGGCGCCATCATTGCCGTCTTTAATCTCCAAGGAAAATATTACGCTATTGAAGATGTCTGTACTCATGATGGCGGCGAGTTAGCCAGTGGCGAGCTTGTCGGTGACGATGTCATCTGTCCCCGCCATGGTGCCCGCTTTTGCATCAAAACGGGGGAAGTCAAAGCACCGCCCGCGACTCAGCCTGTCGATATCTTCCCGGTACAGGTGTTGAATGGTGTGGTTCAGGTCAAGGATGATCGTTGGGACCAGTAG